GTGGCGCTTTCTCGGGGATCCAGCCGGGCGGGGAGCCGGGGGTGGGAGAccggctggcggcggtggaaCCGGGGGTCGCTCCAGCTGGGGCCGGGAGAAGATCAGGAGCGGAAGCCACCAGCCCGCGCCTTGGCTGCTCTCGGCAGCGCGCTCGGCCCCTCTGAAGCTCTGTACGCTGTCACCTGCCCGTGAAGTGCGCACATGCATGGCTGCATGGCGTCTTCCAAGGCGTCTGCCCCTTAGGGAATTCAGTCGTAATAGAGCTACTAATTAGATGGAGCCGCTTCGATACCGTAAGCGACCTTTGCTCCCATAGCTGTGGGCAGGTCTGCCTGAGGCAGGCATGGTAGCTTGGTTGTCTGGAAGGTATATGAAAACCCAAGCATGGCTAAGGTGTGCGCAtctcctatgaggaaaaaaaaaaaaaagacatgatcTGAAAATTACTGCATAATCCCGTAAAATAGGGACCCTCATAAAAACTCTTAGTTGGAGCTCTCTGGCTCTCTGCTTGCAAAGTTTTCAGTGCAGCAGGTTCTTCTATTCCGAGACTTAATGAGGTTGTTTCTAAGCAGTCTCTAAATCTGCCGAAagtaaattgcatttttcatatgttgtttttggggggggatgttttcctttttgtagaTCACAATGGCCCAAAGGATGTTTAGAACACGTTTGCTATTCTGCTTTCTGGCTGCATTCTTCATCTCTGCCCTAGCTGAGGAACACGTAGGAGAGAGTCAACATCCAAATATTCGCCTTGATAAGAATTTGGTACAAGATAAAGAGTATGTGTTCCATGTTCTAAAAGCGTAAACTTTACTTCTTAATGATTTCTTATCTCTAAAGTGTTATGCAAGTTGGACTTAAGCCTAGGGCACCCTGTTTTCTCAGAATGTTGTATAACTAGCTAAAGCCAGATATGATACATGCTTGCTTGATAAATTTGTAGAGATATGAGACCTGGAaaggtctctctggagccttcaGCCCTACTTATGCTATAAAaaattttttacagaaatcttGCTTACCCATATCAGCATACTTTAGACAAAATCATATTCCTAACAGGTagagttcattttctcatttgcttctTCATAAATGCAGAACAGTTctagcagaaaataaaactcccTGGAACACTTCATGGTTGACTGGGAAAGATGTTCCTGCAGTTCCTGTGCTTTGGAAGACAGCCAAAAAGAGATTTTGGGCTCTGCTTCAGTTGTTTTGATAGCCTGCTAAGTAGGccagaagaaatagaaatagcTATCTAAGGTATTAGAGGCCTCTACAGCCCCTGTAACAAGCAACCTTTGTGCCCCCTTTATCTTAGTATCAAACTGTAGTTTTTAGTTGTCCAGGGTACTTTTAGATGTACAATATTTGATCAAAGACTAAATTTGCTGTAAACAGAACATTAAATATTAACTGATGGAAatgttgtgggttttgtttttcatagaCACATCATGGAACACTTGGAAGGTGTTATCGAGAAACCAGAATCTGAGATGTCTCCACAAGAGTTGCAGCTCCATTACTTCAAAATGCATGATTATGATGGCAATAATTTGCTAGACGGGTTAGAGCTTGCTACTGCTATCTCACATGTCCACAAAGAGGTAGGTGTAGTTTTGTAAGGGGATATGTGTTTGGAAACAGTTCTGACTctaaaagcagcagaacagtTGCAACACATCTTCAGTGCAGTTACAGTTTTGCCTGAAAATGAGACTTCTTCTCCTGATAGTTCTGGTTGAATTTGTAAAAGTACATTATCGCAGCTTTTCATGTCACATTGCAGTTTTTAGGAAGTTTCCATTTTAGTTTAAAGTCTAGAATGAGGAAGGGCTCCAgagtcaaaattattttacagaagGCTTACTTTGGTAGGTAGGgatggggagaaagggaaatcATCCGAAATGGGGCATGAGGGTAGACATATCCTGTGATACGACACTGTTTTCAACTTCAGACTGTTACTGCTGTGTATACACAAACTATGAAAAACCTCTTGCACAAAATTTGTATTAGAAGAACCCGTTATGGTTTGCCTCTTCCTAAACTCAAATTCTCTTTCCAGTCATTAGGAACACAATAGAAACACACTATCTCATATTAATGTTCTGAAAGTTAAAACTCAGAATAACAGAACTTCCTGCTAATAACGTGTGGCAAAAATTACTGAGAGGAGAACAGAGTGATGACTGGTTGTTTCTTGTGCAAAGGCACCTCTCTGTGTTCCTATAAGGGGTGTTACTAAGAATTTTACTGACTTTGAGCTACAGTGCTgaattttttcacttctcttttaCTGTAAGACCTTTCTGTACTGTATAGAAACTACAGTGGCTGTACTACATCAAGGTCCTAATTAAGCATACATCTATTAGATGATTGTCCATCATTATACATTGTCCTATTCAGCTTTTGGAACTTCTGGCCAAGAATATTGACTGCAGAATGCTTGTTCTGAAGTCCAGAGAACTTTGACTTCAAAGCTTCCATCTGATGAAATTTGCTTATATTGTTACAAATGATTACATAAACCTTAGTGCCAAATTAGGCACCAAACATGAACACCTTAAAAATTAGATGTCAGTAATCTGTCATATGTGCCACTAGGTGGGAGAGACTGCTGAACTGTTCaatggggttttgtttctgtaggAAGGTGGTGAGCATACCCAAGCAATGAAGGAAGAAGAGCTGATTAGTCTAATAGATGATGTCTTACGAGATGATGACAAGAACAACGATGGATACATTGACTATGCAGAATTCGCAAAATCACTGGAATAAGGGTTTGTTTCTCCTTCTAACCACGTGAAAATGTGAACCAGTATAATGTGATTCATTACTGTCTCATGTCAACCTCTGTGCTGTGAGAAGGAGAGGTGTACCAGTTCCAGctgaatttatttcaaagttcTATGTGTTAAGAGGCTGGCTAACTTGGAGTGAGAGCCATGTTTGACTAAATGTAACTACACATTTGAATGATGCACATGGGAGTGTCAACAGTACTCACACAGGGTACAGCTGACAAACTCATAAGTAGCTCCGTATGAATACTAAATAGAATCATTAGCATCTAAATTTCTGGGTTTCAATCATTAGGTTTTATAGTTCTTATTTGCTTACATcttctatttaaaattataccTAGAAAGCAAGAAATGATTACTGCATATAGTTGTATTCCAAGGATAAATGTCTTCACCTTCTCTCTAATTTACAGGGAAATCTGCAGATAAGTGCAGGAGCTTGAAACAGCAGTTGTAGGGGGAAAGCATTTGAATGTGGGTTACATTTCAGTTCCACATGACACCATATGGACTTAAACAGTCTTTGAATAAATTGAGTATTGTTAAATATATGTACTTCCTAGCATACCcttacatataaatatatatatacatgtttttcaattttttgtcCTCTacaaatttactttttatatCTTAatttactgatttctttttcatctacCTTCCatgttttcttaagaaaatgaaagtatttttattacatttatatGTTGTGTTAATGCTGTATAGCATTTGCTAGAGTAGCTTCTGCTATCTCAttttgaatcatagaatggccttggttggaagagaccttacaGATCATTCAGTTCCGAGACCCCTGCCATAgtcagggacactttccactagaccaggttgttcaggTGCTCCTTGTCCAGGGCTAGGtcatctacagcttctctgggcaacctgttccagtgcctgtcCACCCAcccagtaaagaatttcttcctaacatctcaTCTAAACCTAGCCTCTATCACTACATACTCTTGTaaagagtccctctccatctttcttgtaggctcccttcaggtactggaaggctgcaattaggtcaccccaaaacttctcttttccaggctgaacaatcccacttctctcagcctttccttgtaggagaggtgctccacgcctctgatcatcttggtggcctcctctggactctaACAGGTCCCTGTCTCTCCtatgctgggaccccagagctggatgcagtgttccaggtggggtctcagcagagcagagcagagggacagaatcccctccctggccctgctgcccacactgctttggatgcagcccaggacacgtttggctttctgggctgtgagtgctcATGGCTGGGTcttgtccagcctctcacccacctgcatccccaagtccttctcagcagggctgctctgatctgttcatccccccGCCTGTGTTGATACCTGGGTTGCTCCAcgcaggtgcagcaccttgcacttggttttgttaaacctcatgagattctCATGGGCCCACCTCTAGAGCTTGTCCAGGacctggatggcatcccatccttcaggagTGTTTTGAAGGTTACATTAACAGTAAACCAGTTTAATATTAAAGCTTTTGTTCAATTTGGGTTTTACAGTATTagccagcagcagtgagcaAGTAATGCTGCCTTGTTAAGGTTTAAGTTCATATTCCTTGACACTTAAATTATGGTATTACTTTCACGAAGTATTTCATAACTTAACAGTTTCAAGCTACTTGAGTATTTGCAAATCATCATGGCTCTGGGAATGTTTTCACTCTCTTGACTCAATATTTGATAAATCAAGCAGTTTAAGGGTATTAGAGCAGTGATGTATTGCTGTGTTATTGATGTTTGGTGACTGAAACATAACTGAAATCTTAAATTGCATTCAATGATTATTCATTAATAAAGAATCTAAATGTTAGCCTATTTCTGTAAATGTATAAAGAGCTATTTTCTATACAAAATTATTCTTATACAAGAGAAACACATTTGTAAAAGATATTATTTCCTCTGTTTAAATGTTTGTGCAATGAAGCCTGAGTgttggactttttttccttgtactaattatttattttgaaatctttgTGGCCAGGTTTGTGCTGGTTATACAAGCAATAAAATTAAGTTGGGGTGTGTGCATGCTGATAGGATACACAAGGCTGAAAGTCCTAGTAAGAAATGTACCTCATTTGCTGATGTGTTTTTAAGCCCATCTCTCTTACTCACAGTCATCTTATAAGAAAATTCTTTTAGTTaaacctacttttttttttttttttttttaatcttttctgaGGCTGAATGATCTGGAGTGAATGTTGAATCAGAAAAAAGTGTAGGATATGCTAGTGGCTAAGAGGGCAGAAGAGGTTAAGCTGCTCAGTTTTGAGCACTTAAAGCAGGTTGCCTGTAGCCCTGTCAAGTCTTATATGCTTATTGCtcttgtggtttaaccccagctggcagcaaggGACCACAGAGCTGCTCGCTCCCCCTGGTCAGATGGcggagagaatcagaagggtaaaagtgagaaaacttggGGGTTGAAatgaagacagtttaatagcTAAAGCAAAAGCCCTGAgtgcaaacaaagcaaaataggGAATTCCTtcaccccttgccatgggcaggtgAGTGTCAGGAGAGCAAGGCTCCATAACACGTAACAACGGCTTGGGAcgacaaatgccatcactccgAATATACCCCCTCTCTTCCTTCATCCCCCTTAGCTTTATACGCTcaggaatatccctttggtcactTGGTGTCAGCTATCCTGGTTCTGTCCTCTCTCAGCTCCTTGTGGCACCTCTCACTGGTGTGGTGGGATGAGAGGGTAGAAAAAACCTGGCctctgtgtaagctctgctcagcaataacgAAAAATCCCTGTGTTACCAACTCTATTTTCAgcccaaa
The window above is part of the Corvus moneduloides isolate bCorMon1 chromosome 3, bCorMon1.pri, whole genome shotgun sequence genome. Proteins encoded here:
- the MCFD2 gene encoding LOW QUALITY PROTEIN: multiple coagulation factor deficiency protein 2 (The sequence of the model RefSeq protein was modified relative to this genomic sequence to represent the inferred CDS: deleted 2 bases in 1 codon) → MVSREWCSPRPARAQPGARGTAETRPRITMAQRMFRTRLLFCFLAAFFISALAEEHVGESQHPNIRLDKNLVQDKEHIMEHLEGVIEKPESEMSPQELQLHYFKMHDYDGNNLLDGLELATAISHVHKEEGGEHTQAMKEEELISLIDDVLRDDDKNNDGYIDYAEFAKSLE